One genomic segment of Amycolatopsis sp. Hca4 includes these proteins:
- a CDS encoding alpha/beta fold hydrolase translates to MTTLLDGITSAKVPTDRLTTHVLEVAGREHGEPVVFVHGNVSSSAFWQESMLDLPPRYRPIAVDLRGFGGTDPLPVDATRGVRDYADDVAATLAALGIDAAHLVGWSMGGGVVLQLLREHTALARTVTLVNPVSPYGFGGTKGADGELVDAAGTGSGGGGANPDFVARLKDGDTSDESPFSPRQVLLAFYVKPPFRPAHLDDLVESMLTTRVGDDHYPGDSTTTDAWPGVAPGTRGVLNTLAPGNFRLDDLDAIEPKPPILWVRGADDQIVSDTSLFDLAHLGRLGAVPGWPGEATHPAQPMVTQTRAVLDRYAASGGDYREVVIADTGHSPHIEKPKEFSAALLEGLAKV, encoded by the coding sequence GTGACCACACTCCTCGACGGAATCACCTCGGCGAAGGTGCCGACCGACCGGCTGACCACGCACGTGCTGGAGGTGGCCGGCCGCGAGCACGGCGAGCCGGTCGTGTTCGTCCACGGCAACGTCTCGTCCTCCGCCTTCTGGCAGGAGTCGATGCTCGACCTGCCGCCGCGGTACCGCCCGATCGCAGTGGACCTGCGCGGCTTCGGCGGCACCGATCCGTTGCCGGTGGACGCGACGCGGGGCGTGCGCGACTACGCCGACGACGTGGCCGCCACGCTGGCCGCGCTGGGCATCGACGCCGCGCACCTGGTCGGCTGGAGCATGGGCGGCGGCGTGGTCCTGCAGCTGCTGCGCGAGCACACCGCACTCGCGCGCACCGTGACGCTGGTCAACCCGGTCTCGCCCTACGGCTTCGGCGGCACCAAAGGCGCGGACGGCGAGCTGGTCGACGCGGCGGGCACGGGCTCGGGCGGCGGCGGAGCCAACCCCGACTTCGTTGCCCGGCTCAAGGACGGCGACACCTCGGACGAGTCGCCGTTCTCCCCGCGACAGGTGCTGCTGGCCTTCTACGTCAAACCACCGTTCCGCCCCGCCCACCTCGACGACCTCGTCGAGTCGATGCTCACCACCCGGGTCGGCGACGACCACTACCCCGGCGACTCCACCACGACCGACGCGTGGCCGGGCGTCGCGCCGGGCACCCGGGGCGTGCTCAACACCCTGGCACCCGGCAACTTCCGCCTCGACGACCTCGACGCGATCGAGCCCAAGCCCCCGATCCTCTGGGTGCGGGGAGCCGACGACCAGATCGTGTCCGACACCTCCCTGTTCGACCTCGCCCACCTCGGCCGGCTCGGCGCGGTGCCCGGCTGGCCGGGCGAGGCCACCCACCCCGCGCAACCGATGGTCACCCAGACCAGAGCGGTCCTCGACCGGTACGCCGCGTCGGGCGGCGACTACCGCGAGGTGGTCATCGCCGACACCGGGCACAGCCCGCACATCGAGAAACCGAAGGAGTTCTCAGCGGCACTGCTCGAGGGGCTGGCCAAGGTCTGA